In Daphnia pulicaria isolate SC F1-1A chromosome 9, SC_F0-13Bv2, whole genome shotgun sequence, a single genomic region encodes these proteins:
- the LOC124313189 gene encoding uncharacterized PPE family protein PPE40-like isoform X3 — translation MSRFILTLMLVTVAVAMPYPEEEGQLVISPEVAGIVAEELLAQSELAEGENVDERYRPNSGHQSAGHQLSSTNYQQQSSSHQQQSSSYNNQQKVDYQNSNGYGANNGYANNNGGYGGSGYNNPGYNAGGNSNYGGTYGGNAGYGNTGFGNTGSANTGYGNTGYGNTGYGTNSGHTTNTGYGTNTGNTGYGTNAGYGTNTGINAGYGNTGYGNTGYNTGSNAGFGSGSSNSGFGSGSNSGLGSNSGYGTNTGLYGNNNGYGTNTDYNTGGLYGTNNNQIQHGTTGYGNSGYNSLSIESGYGSNYLGWREGQKANGTAPAVEATELSGTNSDAAAPSVPADAPAVDSVVAADVPASTGTVDFAQKPEY, via the exons ATGTCTCGTTTCATCTTAACC tTGATGTTGGTGACTGTGGCCGTTGCCATGCCCTACCCTGAAGAGGAAGGACAACTTGTCATCTCACCGGAAGTAGCCGGAATTGTCGCCGAAGAATTACTCGCCCAATCCGAATTGGCTGAAGGTGAAAACGTCGACGAACGATACCGTCCCAACTCTGGTCACCAATCAGCAG GTCACCAGCTGAGCAGCACCAACTACCAGCAGCAGAGCAGCAGCCACCAGCAACAGAGTAGCAGTTACAACAACCAGCAAAAGGTGGACTACCAGAACAGCAACGGCTACGGAGCTAATAATGGCTACGCCAACAACAACGGAG GATATGGCGGAAGTGGATACAACAATCCGGGCTACAATGCCGGAGGAAACTCCAATTACGGCGGCA CTTATGGTGGAAATGCTGGCTACGGCAACACCGGGTTCGGCAACACCGGGAGCGCCAACACCGGCTACGGTAACACTGGCTACGGTAACACTGGCTATGGGACGAATTCCGGACACACAACGAACACAGGTTATGGAACGAACACTGGCAATACCGGATACGGAACAAACGCAGGTTATGGCACCAATACTGGTATTAATGCCGGGTACGGAAACACGGGCTACGGAAACACTGGCTACAATACGGGATCAAACGCTGGATTCGGATCGGGATCCAGCAATTCCGGCTTCGGCTCCGGATCCAATTCCGGCTTGGGCTCCAACAGCGGATATGGCACCAACACGGGACTATACGGAAACAACAATGGGTACGGCACCAACACCGACTACAACACGGGAGGGCTGTACggaaccaacaacaaccaaatccAGCACGGAACTACCGGATACGGAAACTCGGGATACAACAGCCTTTCCATTG AAAGTGGTTACGGCAGCAATTATCTGGGCTGGCGTGAAGGACAAAAGGCCAACGGCACGGCTCCCGCTGTAGAAGCTACTGAACTCTCTGGCACTAATAGCGACGCCGCTGCACCTTCAGTTCCTGCCGATGCTCCCGCAGTCGATTCTGTTGTCGCTGCTGATGTTCCTGCTAGCACTGGAACCGTCGACTTTGCCCAAAAACCGGAATATTAA
- the LOC124313189 gene encoding uncharacterized PPE family protein PPE40-like isoform X1 produces MSRFILTLMLVTVAVAMPYPEEEGQLVISPEVAGIVAEELLAQSELAEGENVDERYRPNSGHQSAGHQLSSTNYQQQSSSHQQQSSSYNNQQKVDYQNSNGYGANNGYANNNGAGYGGSGYNNPGYNAGGNSNYGGTYGGNAGYGNTGFGNTGSANTGYGNTGYGNTGYGTNSGHTTNTGYGTNTGNTGYGTNAGYGTNTGINAGYGNTGYGNTGYNTGSNAGFGSGSSNSGFGSGSNSGLGSNSGYGTNTGLYGNNNGYGTNTDYNTGGLYGTNNNQIQHGTTGYGNSGYNSLSIESGYGSNYLGWREGQKANGTAPAVEATELSGTNSDAAAPSVPADAPAVDSVVAADVPASTGTVDFAQKPEY; encoded by the exons ATGTCTCGTTTCATCTTAACC tTGATGTTGGTGACTGTGGCCGTTGCCATGCCCTACCCTGAAGAGGAAGGACAACTTGTCATCTCACCGGAAGTAGCCGGAATTGTCGCCGAAGAATTACTCGCCCAATCCGAATTGGCTGAAGGTGAAAACGTCGACGAACGATACCGTCCCAACTCTGGTCACCAATCAGCAG GTCACCAGCTGAGCAGCACCAACTACCAGCAGCAGAGCAGCAGCCACCAGCAACAGAGTAGCAGTTACAACAACCAGCAAAAGGTGGACTACCAGAACAGCAACGGCTACGGAGCTAATAATGGCTACGCCAACAACAACGGAG CAGGATATGGCGGAAGTGGATACAACAATCCGGGCTACAATGCCGGAGGAAACTCCAATTACGGCGGCA CTTATGGTGGAAATGCTGGCTACGGCAACACCGGGTTCGGCAACACCGGGAGCGCCAACACCGGCTACGGTAACACTGGCTACGGTAACACTGGCTATGGGACGAATTCCGGACACACAACGAACACAGGTTATGGAACGAACACTGGCAATACCGGATACGGAACAAACGCAGGTTATGGCACCAATACTGGTATTAATGCCGGGTACGGAAACACGGGCTACGGAAACACTGGCTACAATACGGGATCAAACGCTGGATTCGGATCGGGATCCAGCAATTCCGGCTTCGGCTCCGGATCCAATTCCGGCTTGGGCTCCAACAGCGGATATGGCACCAACACGGGACTATACGGAAACAACAATGGGTACGGCACCAACACCGACTACAACACGGGAGGGCTGTACggaaccaacaacaaccaaatccAGCACGGAACTACCGGATACGGAAACTCGGGATACAACAGCCTTTCCATTG AAAGTGGTTACGGCAGCAATTATCTGGGCTGGCGTGAAGGACAAAAGGCCAACGGCACGGCTCCCGCTGTAGAAGCTACTGAACTCTCTGGCACTAATAGCGACGCCGCTGCACCTTCAGTTCCTGCCGATGCTCCCGCAGTCGATTCTGTTGTCGCTGCTGATGTTCCTGCTAGCACTGGAACCGTCGACTTTGCCCAAAAACCGGAATATTAA
- the LOC124313189 gene encoding uncharacterized PPE family protein PPE40-like isoform X2, translating to MSRFILTLMLVTVAVAMPYPEEEGQLVISPEVAGIVAEELLAQSELAEGENVDERYRPNSGHQSGHQLSSTNYQQQSSSHQQQSSSYNNQQKVDYQNSNGYGANNGYANNNGAGYGGSGYNNPGYNAGGNSNYGGTYGGNAGYGNTGFGNTGSANTGYGNTGYGNTGYGTNSGHTTNTGYGTNTGNTGYGTNAGYGTNTGINAGYGNTGYGNTGYNTGSNAGFGSGSSNSGFGSGSNSGLGSNSGYGTNTGLYGNNNGYGTNTDYNTGGLYGTNNNQIQHGTTGYGNSGYNSLSIESGYGSNYLGWREGQKANGTAPAVEATELSGTNSDAAAPSVPADAPAVDSVVAADVPASTGTVDFAQKPEY from the exons ATGTCTCGTTTCATCTTAACC tTGATGTTGGTGACTGTGGCCGTTGCCATGCCCTACCCTGAAGAGGAAGGACAACTTGTCATCTCACCGGAAGTAGCCGGAATTGTCGCCGAAGAATTACTCGCCCAATCCGAATTGGCTGAAGGTGAAAACGTCGACGAACGATACCGTCCCAACTCTGGTCACCAATCAG GTCACCAGCTGAGCAGCACCAACTACCAGCAGCAGAGCAGCAGCCACCAGCAACAGAGTAGCAGTTACAACAACCAGCAAAAGGTGGACTACCAGAACAGCAACGGCTACGGAGCTAATAATGGCTACGCCAACAACAACGGAG CAGGATATGGCGGAAGTGGATACAACAATCCGGGCTACAATGCCGGAGGAAACTCCAATTACGGCGGCA CTTATGGTGGAAATGCTGGCTACGGCAACACCGGGTTCGGCAACACCGGGAGCGCCAACACCGGCTACGGTAACACTGGCTACGGTAACACTGGCTATGGGACGAATTCCGGACACACAACGAACACAGGTTATGGAACGAACACTGGCAATACCGGATACGGAACAAACGCAGGTTATGGCACCAATACTGGTATTAATGCCGGGTACGGAAACACGGGCTACGGAAACACTGGCTACAATACGGGATCAAACGCTGGATTCGGATCGGGATCCAGCAATTCCGGCTTCGGCTCCGGATCCAATTCCGGCTTGGGCTCCAACAGCGGATATGGCACCAACACGGGACTATACGGAAACAACAATGGGTACGGCACCAACACCGACTACAACACGGGAGGGCTGTACggaaccaacaacaaccaaatccAGCACGGAACTACCGGATACGGAAACTCGGGATACAACAGCCTTTCCATTG AAAGTGGTTACGGCAGCAATTATCTGGGCTGGCGTGAAGGACAAAAGGCCAACGGCACGGCTCCCGCTGTAGAAGCTACTGAACTCTCTGGCACTAATAGCGACGCCGCTGCACCTTCAGTTCCTGCCGATGCTCCCGCAGTCGATTCTGTTGTCGCTGCTGATGTTCCTGCTAGCACTGGAACCGTCGACTTTGCCCAAAAACCGGAATATTAA